Sequence from the Aspergillus nidulans FGSC A4 chromosome III genome:
ACATCTTGGACAGAAACACTTTTCTACTTCAGTTTCAGACTTAACGTTATCCTTACAAGCCTCTGTGTCAATGCTGCCCCCCCAGGGGAGACCAAACTTGCACAACTTGGAGCTCTTGAAAGAGCTACTGCTCTCCGGGGATATCTGGGTATCTCAAGCACCCGAGATTAGACTTGATACTCGCATTACATTTGTACCTGATATGCACCCATCCTTCGCACGATTTGTGTCCCAGCTAGGTGACTCTATTTGCAAGGCAAAGGTACGTCAAGTCAAACTAGCAGCATGCTCCGGCCTGTTGTATTCCTCTAAGCTGACAGACCACAGATGTGGTCTGATCTAGAGCTTTCTGTTTCCTACAAAAGTTGCGTTTACGGACCCGAACAGACACCTACATATATTCTCTCCTTCGGAATACAAAGATCTTTCGGACTGGTACAGAGGGCGACGCCTAGACTACCCAAAATCTTGAAGGATGTTAGCGACGCAATTCCTCCAGGTGAAATACCGGCTGTTCATATGACCTCCATCGACGTCCGCATGGAATATAGTCACAAAACGAGCCAATGCACACGATCTGGGCAACAAGGGTGTGATGACGGAGGCAACAACATAGTACAACTGGTTCGGTTCAATGATCGGGTTTGTCAAGGGACATACTGGCCGGACGACAACTTAACTGTCATAGAAGCCGACGACGGGCGACTCGAAATCGATGCGGAGGAAATGAGCGAAGGTTGGCAGCTTCCTGACCACTCAATCCCCAGAAAGTCCTTCTCAGAATTTGGCGCTCTGTTCCAAGAGGGACTGAAGACACTGATCTTTGGAGATACTGCACTGAGGCGCAAGAAAAACCGGACAGGGCCAGACGACTTCAAAAGCTTATCTAGAATTGCACCCTCGATATTCAAGCTCGGATATCGCGAGGTGGGTTAGTGTGCGGATAATATAAGGTGAATGCTGACAGCATCTTTCTTGACCTAGGCAATCAATCAACGGTCACGATTAATGCCATCCATCGCAAAATCCTTGGCTTCAATGTTGAAGCGCAGCAATGACCAGATTCTTCGGGACAAGCTCGCCGTAGGCGAGACAGTATTTGCCTCGGACCTGCGCTCCCCAGCATCTACAGGCGGTGATAGCACAAGAAGTATGATCAAAACGCGGTTATGGGCTGTCGCGCAGAAGCGACTCTATAGCTCCCCTACCCTGAAACACTCGACGCCCTGCTCAGATCACATGCTCGGTACAGACGGGAATGATAGAGCCTGGGATGAGACTCTCTTGTCTGAAACAATGACAGAAGAACTGGTATATATCGGCAATGGTCCCGTTGACGCTAATAACGACCTAGATTTCCAATCGGATATCTGCTCAAACGACAACGAACTTTATCTTGATATTGATGCTGAGAAAGCTGAGGAAGAATCCCACTCAATAATGATTCTTGAAGATTTCCATACCGAGTGCTCGGTACCGATAGATAAGCTGACTCCAACGCCGCCCTATACACGCACATCATCAGTACCACTATCATTCGGCGACCGCAGTGAAATAAACCCAAACCAGGAAATGCTCGATATGGATCCTGACCCTGCAGAGGACTTCGCATCTCCATCAAGCCAAGCGTCTCCACTACAAAATCATGATGTATGCGATCGGTCATGCATCGAATTTCGTGGGGACGACATAATCCCAAGCCAAGTCCAGATATCCTTCAATTGCAGCCAGAAACTTGACTGGGAACAACTCGTCGGCAACGGTGAAGAGGAGTATGATATGGAGATGCTCTGTAACAATTTCTGAACATGGCGCTGTGGTGGTCCGATAAGGGCCGGGATATATAGTTGttgttttttatttttttctcacGTAGACCACGCCATGTATTTTGCTGCGCAGTCAGAATCCAGAATAGATATAATCGCTCTATAATCATAGCTGTGGCTATTGCCCGGCTAGAACGAACCTGCTTGTCCCACACCGTAGAAACTGTCTGTGGAATAAAGGTAAGAAGCGACAGTATGGTAAAGGACAACCGCACGGTACCCTGGCTGGCAGTCTTCGCCATGGTCACAGCAGCTAGATACCCGGATTGAAAGTAACAAGGTTAGCAGTCGAATTGAGGAGAATGAATTCATGAGATCCGCGAACCTTAAATTTGTGGTCTCAAGGGCACGTTGGCAAAGTAGTGACAAGCGGCAATGAGTTGGTGGGGGGGAAACAAGCAAAAGCCAAAGATACTCGGATCAATCCTCTAGAATCGAAATGTTGCGCTGTGCATAGAGCTTCATATAATAGATCGCCATAACAAAAGAAACATTGACTCCTTAAGTGTCTAGTTCAGCGCTAAAGCCATATCACCTAACGTCATGAAAGCCACATACTCATATCAAAGCCGGCTGTAGATTTTAAAGAACTTGACTGCACTGTGCTTCGAAGAGAACATGTTCCAACTCCAGAGTCATGAAGCGACGCGAATCCCATTCCGAGGGGGCTGAATAAGGTTCTCTGGCGAGTTCTTGTCCTCTTGCGTAATACTGGCATAGGTCCCTGAGAGTTCCCAGGACATCGCGCCAGAAGCCTGAGCCAAATGAGAGAGTGCAGAGGGGTCAAATTCATCGATAAATACTTCGTCCAGAAGTCGCTGCTTTGGGCGAGAGTAACGGATATATTCATTCATGATATCTTGCCTGTCCCATCCTTGCAGCTTCCGAAAACACGCAGTCACGCACCCTGTACGATGCTGTTTACCATTTAGTGAGAAGTGGATCCGTAGAGGCCGGAACATTGCACTTACTTTTCCTTTATTGCAGTGGATGAGGATAGGGTGGTTGGACTTATTGAGCATCAATCTCAGAATGGTGTTCACCACACGCTCTGGCGTTTTGATAGCAGGGTCCTTATTCGCGATGAATGGAATACGATGATGGGTGAtcccagtttcttcaaggaACTTCTCGTGGCTCTGTGTGTAGGGCTCATCAACGAGGGTACTATAAACCATATGTAAGCCATAGTCCCACAATACGTGGACAAGCTCTTACATTATGGTTCGCAGCCCTAGAGTTTTGAGCGCCGGAAGGTTCCAGGGCTGGGGAAACGCGCAACGGTAAATTCCTTTCACGACCTCGCCAAAATTCTCAGGGAGTTCTAGTTTTCCAACATCTGATTCCCCCGGATCCAACGGCGAAACCGTGGTGACCTGTTTCTCTATTATACCGGCAACCAGCGTTAGCTTGCAAGGAAGATACAGGTCTTCAGCTGAAGAAACTAACCTTGCTGGCTTTCGTTCACATTATTGATgattttcttcgtcaaagGGTAAGTCATCGTGAAGGCGTGTCCAGAGACGATAGGTGAATAACTCGACCTGTCGTCCAGGGTCAAAAGAAGAGACACCGTTGGAACTATCCAGAGCTCAGAAGAGAGTGTCAACTCCTGAAAACCACCTATGTGTCGAAttgagaggaaagaagaatgTGATTGCAAATCTGACGTAGACCGGAAGTCTAGCTGTCTTTTTGAAGGCCAACCATGTTGGATGAAGGCATTAAATAGTCGAGCTGAACAGAACAGACGACAAAAAAAGCTGCTTTTTGATTAACGTTCAGTGAGTTTCAGTGAGTGGAAGAGATGTTGGGAGGTAAAGGTTTGGTGTTATAGTAAAGGTACGGGGGCGGTGAGGTGTGAAGAGAAGTAAACAAGTGCAAGATGCTGCAGAAAAAAAGGTCTCTTCGTGTGCAGTatgaaagagaagcaaaTTAGGCACGAACAGTGATCAAGGACGCTTAAAATCTGGCAAAAAACAAAGATGTCAAGGTAGGTAAGAAGGCATGAGAATGCTTAGTAGCGGAATCACAGTACTAAAGACATTTCTATAACCGGCAATATGATAGGGTGGGCTCCGCGGGAAGGTAGAGTTGCTTGATGAGCTGCATAGGAAAGTGCTAAGACAGAGAGCGCCCAGTGAAAATGAAAGGGAAGATGGTGGAGAAGGGACGAAGGACGGACGCCACAACGGGGCATTTGTATGGCATGGCAGTAAGGAGAGTGGCCGTCTAGCAACACCGGAATCAACACTTGCGAGACTTACTCCAGAACTCGTTTTAGTTGGTGGTGAAAATTTGCCCCTGATCTAGATCTATacagccaaaaaaaaaaaaaaaggaaaagtaCAAAGCTCGCTCCATTCTTATCCACAAGCTTGGTATTATAATTCACTGAGTTGCTGAGAAAGCAGCGGGTATGCTTTGAGGAAGGAACTAAGGAgcatcttctcccagcccGAACATCTTGATCGAATTGGCCCACGCACTGAGAGTGAGGATTAGCAGTGAAAATATCAGTagatgggaaagaagacCCACGCTTCGCAAACCTCTTCCACAGTGATTCCCTTGACGCCAGCAATGACATGCGCAACCTGAGCTATGGCAACAGGCTCATTTCGGCCTTTGACCATGCATCCCT
This genomic interval carries:
- a CDS encoding uncharacterized protein (transcript_id=CADANIAT00006027), translating into MLPPQGRPNLHNLELLKELLLSGDIWVSQAPEIRLDTRITFVPDMHPSFARFVSQLGDSICKAKMWSDLELSVSYKSCVYGPEQTPTYILSFGIQRSFGLVQRATPRLPKILKDVSDAIPPGEIPAVHMTSIDVRMEYSHKTSQCTRSGQQGCDDGGNNIVQLVRFNDRVCQGTYWPDDNLTVIEADDGRLEIDAEEMSEGWQLPDHSIPRKSFSEFGALFQEGLKTLIFGDTALRRKKNRTGPDDFKSLSRIAPSIFKLGYREAINQRSRLMPSIAKSLASMLKRSNDQILRDKLAVGETVFASDLRSPASTGGDSTRSMIKTRLWAVAQKRLYSSPTLKHSTPCSDHMLGTDGNDRAWDETLLSETMTEELVYIGNGPVDANNDLDFQSDICSNDNELYLDIDAEKAEEESHSIMILEDFHTECSVPIDKLTPTPPYTRTSSVPLSFGDRSEINPNQEMLDMDPDPAEDFASPSSQASPLQNHDVCDRSCIEFRGDDIIPSQVQISFNCSQKLDWEQLVGNGEEEYDMEMLCNNF
- the yphA gene encoding tyrosine phosphatase family protein (transcript_id=CADANIAT00006028), coding for MTYPLTKKIINNVNESQQEKQVTTVSPLDPGESDVGKLELPENFGEVVKGIYRCAFPQPWNLPALKTLGLRTIITLVDEPYTQSHEKFLEETGITHHRIPFIANKDPAIKTPERVVNTILRLMLNKSNHPILIHCNKGKHRTGCVTACFRKLQGWDRQDIMNEYIRYSRPKQRLLDEVFIDEFDPSALSHLAQASGAMSWELSGTYASITQEDKNSPENLIQPPRNGIRVAS